The following are encoded together in the Oncorhynchus gorbuscha isolate QuinsamMale2020 ecotype Even-year linkage group LG03, OgorEven_v1.0, whole genome shotgun sequence genome:
- the LOC124032241 gene encoding LIM domain and actin-binding protein 1-like isoform X1: protein MAIAPFSRSQWASHSLRVTAKELSIVGTRGRNNAIAERFSKYQLAAEEGNLERKKAAADPLPPTLRSGNLSVLKKWWEQPVQSSATSCAPLPHTTQTRCLLPLNPKAKHQIQPQATQAQPPLSPDPDTSPTAAEDQAGPGMERRLQQRDPERQEAVAEVPCVPSEKPNIPLNNLKMMFEKGENQQNKASRAPVGIGGITDNMDQLLGDAGSMESVPLRDRMAMYQAAVSKTEVLTSSVSSDQLDSGLLCSNKQKENVPPVSGDLGSDSEPTSRKASSTESNAGSSIGTSSVSSTQNDQAQPKNPRSFCLPAQESCVSCQKTVYPLERLVANQQVYHNTCFRCSHCNTKLSLGTYASLHSLVYCKPHFCQLFKAKGNYDEGFGLRPHKELWETKGESGAGEEQQTEQTTEVTSFSKDKLKKCASTGTLLISPAVEESPLAKVNVVTASLETRTQISTEKDKPVETRRLKISWPPRTEGDGEGGNMGSSPTSEGSSGGRPSRAKWPPEGDSAFPDQSPESTERSTLCRSSSLKARSQPFSLASPSHAPAPAASQTANPEPELLERMSSLEDGEPELASSPEEQIIEIREQSDSLSPDDHTPSDDSYVDVQTSTKESRETTLKEHHHESLESKEEQGANEDWDEEEKMEGEDGEGLPSQNCHTASSEIVTPPSSPEVEPRPKTNHTSQDVGFWDGKEAVSVEEMIKRNRYYEEDEDEED from the exons ATGGCCATCGCTCCGTTCAGTCGCAGTCAGTGGGCCTCCCACTCCCTCAGAGTCACAGCTAAGGAGTTGTCCATAGTTGGCACCAGAGGCAGGAACAATGCCATTGCTGAGCGCTTCTCCAA ATACCAACTGGCTGCAGAGGAGGGCAACTTGGAGAGGAAGAAAGCA GCTGCAGATCCGTTGCCCCCAACTCTCCGCAGTGGCAACCTGAGTGTGTTGAAGAAGTGGTGGGAGCAGCCTGTCCAGTCCTCAGCCACGTCCTGCGCCCCGTTACCCCACACCACCCAGACTCGCTGCTTACTCCCCTTAAACCCTAAAGCCAAGCATCAGATCCAGCCCCAGGCCACTCAGGCCCAGCCACCTCTCTCACCAGACCCCGACACCAGCCCCACAGCCGCTGAGGACCAGGCAGGACCTGGCATGGAGAGAAGACTGCagcagagagacccagagaggcaGGAGGCAGTAGCAGAAGTACCTTGTGTCCCCAGTGAGAAGCCCAACATCCCCCTCAACAACCTCAAGATGATGTTTGAGAAAGGAGAGAACCAGCAGAACAAA GCGTCCAGAGCTCCTGTGGGGATCGGAGGCATCACTGATAACATGGACCAGCTACTTGGAG atGCAGGGAGTATGGAGTCTGTGCCCCTGAGGGACAGGATGGCCATGTACCAGGCTGCTGTGTCTAAAACCGAGGTGTTAACCTCCTCAGTCAGC agtgATCAGTTGGACTCAGGCCTCCTCTGCAGCAACAAACAGAAGGAGAATGTACCCCCAGTCAGTGGGGACCTG ggttcGGACTCTGAGCCCACCAGTAGGAAAGCCTCTTCCACAGAGAGCAATG CAGGCTCCAGTATCGGCACCTCCTCTGTATCCTCGACCCAGAACGATCAAGCTCAGCCCAAGAACCCCAGG AGCTTCTGCTTGCCTGCACAGGAGAGCTGTGTGTCGTGTCAGAAGACAGtctaccctctggagagactGGTGGCCAACCAACAGGTCTACCACAACACCTGCTTCAGATGCTCCCACTGCAACACCAAACTCAG CCTGGGAACCTACGCCTCTCTGCACAGCCTTGTCTATTGCAAGCCTCACTTCTGTCAGCTGTTCAAGGCCAAGGGCAACTATGATGAGGGCTTCGGCCTGCGCCCTCACAAGGAGCTGTGGGAGACCAAAGGAGAGAGTGGGGCTGGGGAGGAACAGCAGACCGAACAGACCACAGAGGTCACCTCCTTCTCCAAAGACAAGCTGAAGAAGTGTGCCTCTACCGGCACACTGTTGATCAGCCCAGCAGTAGAGGAGTCTCCACTGGCCAAGGTCAATGTGGTAACAGCCTCCCTAGAGACCCGTACCCAGATCTCCACAGAGAAGGACAAGCCAGTGGAGACACGTCGGCTGAAGATTTCCTGGCCTCCCCGCAccgaaggagatggagaggggggtaaCATGGGGTCCAGCCCCACCTCAGAAGGGAGCTCCGGTGGCAGACCATCCCGTGCCAAGTGGCCCCCAGAGGGTGACTCGGCCTTCCCCGACCAGAGCCCAGAGTCCACCGAACGCTCCACCCTCTGCAGGAGCTCCTCCCTCAAAGCGCGCAGCCAGCCCTTCTCATTGGCCAGCCCCTCCCATGCTCCTGCCCCTGctgccagtcagacagccaaTCCTGAGCCAGAACTGCTGGAGAGGATGAGCTCATTGGAGGACGGGGAGCCTGAGCTGGCCTCCAGTCCTGAGGAACAGATCATAGAGATCCGGGAACAATCTGACAGTCTGTCACCTGACGACCACACACCTTCTGACGACAGCTATGTTGATGTCCAAACCAGCACTAAGGAGAGTAGAGAAACAACTCTAAAAGAGCACCACCACGAATCACTAGAGTCAAAAGAAGAACAGGGAGCGAATGAGGACTGGGATGAAGAAGAGAAGATGGAGGGGGAAGATGGGGAAGGGTTACCTTCTCAAAACTGCCACACTGCCTCGTCAGAGATCGTCACGCCTCCCTCGTCTCCGGAGGTGGAGCCTAGACCCAAGACCAACCACACGTCTCAGGATGTGGGCTTCTGGGATGGCAAGGAGGCCGTGTCTGTAGAGGAGATGATTAAGAGGAACCGCTACTATGAGGAAGATGAGGACGAAGAGGACTGA
- the LOC124032241 gene encoding LIM domain and actin-binding protein 1-like isoform X2 produces MAIAPFSRSQWASHSLRVTAKELSIVGTRGRNNAIAERFSKYQLAAEEGNLERKKAAADPLPPTLRSGNLSVLKKWWEQPVQSSATSCAPLPHTTQTRCLLPLNPKAKHQIQPQATQAQPPLSPDPDTSPTAAEDQAGPGMERRLQQRDPERQEAVAEVPCVPSEKPNIPLNNLKMMFEKGENQQNKASRAPVGIGGITDNMDQLLGDAGSMESVPLRDRMAMYQAAVSKTEVLTSSVSSDQLDSGLLCSNKQKENVPPVSGDLGSDSEPTSRKASSTESNGSSIGTSSVSSTQNDQAQPKNPRSFCLPAQESCVSCQKTVYPLERLVANQQVYHNTCFRCSHCNTKLSLGTYASLHSLVYCKPHFCQLFKAKGNYDEGFGLRPHKELWETKGESGAGEEQQTEQTTEVTSFSKDKLKKCASTGTLLISPAVEESPLAKVNVVTASLETRTQISTEKDKPVETRRLKISWPPRTEGDGEGGNMGSSPTSEGSSGGRPSRAKWPPEGDSAFPDQSPESTERSTLCRSSSLKARSQPFSLASPSHAPAPAASQTANPEPELLERMSSLEDGEPELASSPEEQIIEIREQSDSLSPDDHTPSDDSYVDVQTSTKESRETTLKEHHHESLESKEEQGANEDWDEEEKMEGEDGEGLPSQNCHTASSEIVTPPSSPEVEPRPKTNHTSQDVGFWDGKEAVSVEEMIKRNRYYEEDEDEED; encoded by the exons ATGGCCATCGCTCCGTTCAGTCGCAGTCAGTGGGCCTCCCACTCCCTCAGAGTCACAGCTAAGGAGTTGTCCATAGTTGGCACCAGAGGCAGGAACAATGCCATTGCTGAGCGCTTCTCCAA ATACCAACTGGCTGCAGAGGAGGGCAACTTGGAGAGGAAGAAAGCA GCTGCAGATCCGTTGCCCCCAACTCTCCGCAGTGGCAACCTGAGTGTGTTGAAGAAGTGGTGGGAGCAGCCTGTCCAGTCCTCAGCCACGTCCTGCGCCCCGTTACCCCACACCACCCAGACTCGCTGCTTACTCCCCTTAAACCCTAAAGCCAAGCATCAGATCCAGCCCCAGGCCACTCAGGCCCAGCCACCTCTCTCACCAGACCCCGACACCAGCCCCACAGCCGCTGAGGACCAGGCAGGACCTGGCATGGAGAGAAGACTGCagcagagagacccagagaggcaGGAGGCAGTAGCAGAAGTACCTTGTGTCCCCAGTGAGAAGCCCAACATCCCCCTCAACAACCTCAAGATGATGTTTGAGAAAGGAGAGAACCAGCAGAACAAA GCGTCCAGAGCTCCTGTGGGGATCGGAGGCATCACTGATAACATGGACCAGCTACTTGGAG atGCAGGGAGTATGGAGTCTGTGCCCCTGAGGGACAGGATGGCCATGTACCAGGCTGCTGTGTCTAAAACCGAGGTGTTAACCTCCTCAGTCAGC agtgATCAGTTGGACTCAGGCCTCCTCTGCAGCAACAAACAGAAGGAGAATGTACCCCCAGTCAGTGGGGACCTG ggttcGGACTCTGAGCCCACCAGTAGGAAAGCCTCTTCCACAGAGAGCAATG GCTCCAGTATCGGCACCTCCTCTGTATCCTCGACCCAGAACGATCAAGCTCAGCCCAAGAACCCCAGG AGCTTCTGCTTGCCTGCACAGGAGAGCTGTGTGTCGTGTCAGAAGACAGtctaccctctggagagactGGTGGCCAACCAACAGGTCTACCACAACACCTGCTTCAGATGCTCCCACTGCAACACCAAACTCAG CCTGGGAACCTACGCCTCTCTGCACAGCCTTGTCTATTGCAAGCCTCACTTCTGTCAGCTGTTCAAGGCCAAGGGCAACTATGATGAGGGCTTCGGCCTGCGCCCTCACAAGGAGCTGTGGGAGACCAAAGGAGAGAGTGGGGCTGGGGAGGAACAGCAGACCGAACAGACCACAGAGGTCACCTCCTTCTCCAAAGACAAGCTGAAGAAGTGTGCCTCTACCGGCACACTGTTGATCAGCCCAGCAGTAGAGGAGTCTCCACTGGCCAAGGTCAATGTGGTAACAGCCTCCCTAGAGACCCGTACCCAGATCTCCACAGAGAAGGACAAGCCAGTGGAGACACGTCGGCTGAAGATTTCCTGGCCTCCCCGCAccgaaggagatggagaggggggtaaCATGGGGTCCAGCCCCACCTCAGAAGGGAGCTCCGGTGGCAGACCATCCCGTGCCAAGTGGCCCCCAGAGGGTGACTCGGCCTTCCCCGACCAGAGCCCAGAGTCCACCGAACGCTCCACCCTCTGCAGGAGCTCCTCCCTCAAAGCGCGCAGCCAGCCCTTCTCATTGGCCAGCCCCTCCCATGCTCCTGCCCCTGctgccagtcagacagccaaTCCTGAGCCAGAACTGCTGGAGAGGATGAGCTCATTGGAGGACGGGGAGCCTGAGCTGGCCTCCAGTCCTGAGGAACAGATCATAGAGATCCGGGAACAATCTGACAGTCTGTCACCTGACGACCACACACCTTCTGACGACAGCTATGTTGATGTCCAAACCAGCACTAAGGAGAGTAGAGAAACAACTCTAAAAGAGCACCACCACGAATCACTAGAGTCAAAAGAAGAACAGGGAGCGAATGAGGACTGGGATGAAGAAGAGAAGATGGAGGGGGAAGATGGGGAAGGGTTACCTTCTCAAAACTGCCACACTGCCTCGTCAGAGATCGTCACGCCTCCCTCGTCTCCGGAGGTGGAGCCTAGACCCAAGACCAACCACACGTCTCAGGATGTGGGCTTCTGGGATGGCAAGGAGGCCGTGTCTGTAGAGGAGATGATTAAGAGGAACCGCTACTATGAGGAAGATGAGGACGAAGAGGACTGA
- the LOC124032241 gene encoding LIM domain and actin-binding protein 1-like isoform X3 has translation MERRLQQRDPERQEAVAEVPCVPSEKPNIPLNNLKMMFEKGENQQNKASRAPVGIGGITDNMDQLLGDAGSMESVPLRDRMAMYQAAVSKTEVLTSSVSSDQLDSGLLCSNKQKENVPPVSGDLGSDSEPTSRKASSTESNAGSSIGTSSVSSTQNDQAQPKNPRSFCLPAQESCVSCQKTVYPLERLVANQQVYHNTCFRCSHCNTKLSLGTYASLHSLVYCKPHFCQLFKAKGNYDEGFGLRPHKELWETKGESGAGEEQQTEQTTEVTSFSKDKLKKCASTGTLLISPAVEESPLAKVNVVTASLETRTQISTEKDKPVETRRLKISWPPRTEGDGEGGNMGSSPTSEGSSGGRPSRAKWPPEGDSAFPDQSPESTERSTLCRSSSLKARSQPFSLASPSHAPAPAASQTANPEPELLERMSSLEDGEPELASSPEEQIIEIREQSDSLSPDDHTPSDDSYVDVQTSTKESRETTLKEHHHESLESKEEQGANEDWDEEEKMEGEDGEGLPSQNCHTASSEIVTPPSSPEVEPRPKTNHTSQDVGFWDGKEAVSVEEMIKRNRYYEEDEDEED, from the exons ATGGAGAGAAGACTGCagcagagagacccagagaggcaGGAGGCAGTAGCAGAAGTACCTTGTGTCCCCAGTGAGAAGCCCAACATCCCCCTCAACAACCTCAAGATGATGTTTGAGAAAGGAGAGAACCAGCAGAACAAA GCGTCCAGAGCTCCTGTGGGGATCGGAGGCATCACTGATAACATGGACCAGCTACTTGGAG atGCAGGGAGTATGGAGTCTGTGCCCCTGAGGGACAGGATGGCCATGTACCAGGCTGCTGTGTCTAAAACCGAGGTGTTAACCTCCTCAGTCAGC agtgATCAGTTGGACTCAGGCCTCCTCTGCAGCAACAAACAGAAGGAGAATGTACCCCCAGTCAGTGGGGACCTG ggttcGGACTCTGAGCCCACCAGTAGGAAAGCCTCTTCCACAGAGAGCAATG CAGGCTCCAGTATCGGCACCTCCTCTGTATCCTCGACCCAGAACGATCAAGCTCAGCCCAAGAACCCCAGG AGCTTCTGCTTGCCTGCACAGGAGAGCTGTGTGTCGTGTCAGAAGACAGtctaccctctggagagactGGTGGCCAACCAACAGGTCTACCACAACACCTGCTTCAGATGCTCCCACTGCAACACCAAACTCAG CCTGGGAACCTACGCCTCTCTGCACAGCCTTGTCTATTGCAAGCCTCACTTCTGTCAGCTGTTCAAGGCCAAGGGCAACTATGATGAGGGCTTCGGCCTGCGCCCTCACAAGGAGCTGTGGGAGACCAAAGGAGAGAGTGGGGCTGGGGAGGAACAGCAGACCGAACAGACCACAGAGGTCACCTCCTTCTCCAAAGACAAGCTGAAGAAGTGTGCCTCTACCGGCACACTGTTGATCAGCCCAGCAGTAGAGGAGTCTCCACTGGCCAAGGTCAATGTGGTAACAGCCTCCCTAGAGACCCGTACCCAGATCTCCACAGAGAAGGACAAGCCAGTGGAGACACGTCGGCTGAAGATTTCCTGGCCTCCCCGCAccgaaggagatggagaggggggtaaCATGGGGTCCAGCCCCACCTCAGAAGGGAGCTCCGGTGGCAGACCATCCCGTGCCAAGTGGCCCCCAGAGGGTGACTCGGCCTTCCCCGACCAGAGCCCAGAGTCCACCGAACGCTCCACCCTCTGCAGGAGCTCCTCCCTCAAAGCGCGCAGCCAGCCCTTCTCATTGGCCAGCCCCTCCCATGCTCCTGCCCCTGctgccagtcagacagccaaTCCTGAGCCAGAACTGCTGGAGAGGATGAGCTCATTGGAGGACGGGGAGCCTGAGCTGGCCTCCAGTCCTGAGGAACAGATCATAGAGATCCGGGAACAATCTGACAGTCTGTCACCTGACGACCACACACCTTCTGACGACAGCTATGTTGATGTCCAAACCAGCACTAAGGAGAGTAGAGAAACAACTCTAAAAGAGCACCACCACGAATCACTAGAGTCAAAAGAAGAACAGGGAGCGAATGAGGACTGGGATGAAGAAGAGAAGATGGAGGGGGAAGATGGGGAAGGGTTACCTTCTCAAAACTGCCACACTGCCTCGTCAGAGATCGTCACGCCTCCCTCGTCTCCGGAGGTGGAGCCTAGACCCAAGACCAACCACACGTCTCAGGATGTGGGCTTCTGGGATGGCAAGGAGGCCGTGTCTGTAGAGGAGATGATTAAGAGGAACCGCTACTATGAGGAAGATGAGGACGAAGAGGACTGA